In one window of Camelus bactrianus isolate YW-2024 breed Bactrian camel chromosome 13, ASM4877302v1, whole genome shotgun sequence DNA:
- the SRSF10 gene encoding serine/arginine-rich splicing factor 10 isoform X7 gives MSRYLRPPNTSLFVRNVADDTRSEDLRREFGRYGPIVDVYVPLDFYTRRPRGFAYVQFEDVRDAEDALHNLDRKWICGRQIEIQFAQGDRKTPNQMKAKEGRNVYSSSRYDDYDRYRRSRSRSYERRRSRSRSFDYSYRRSYSPRNSRPTGRPRRSRSHSDNDRFKHRNRSFSRSKSNSRSRSKSQPKKEMKAKSRSRSASHTKTRGTSKTDSKTHYKSGSRYEKESRKKEPPRSKSQSRSQSRSRSKSRSRSWTSPKSSGH, from the exons ATGTCCCGGTACCTGCGCCCCCCCAACACGTCTCTGTTCGTGAGGAACGTAGCCGACGACACCAG GTCTGAAGATTTGCGACGCGAATTCGGTCGTTATGGTCCTATAGTTGATGTGTATGTTCCACTTGATTTCTACACTCGCCGTCCAAGAGGATTTGCATATGTTCA ATTTGAGGATGTTCGTGATGCCGAAGATGCTTTACATAATTTGGACAGAAAATGGATTTGTGGACGccaaattgaaatacagtttgcACAGGGGGATCGGAAGA ctccaaatcagatgaAAGCCAAGGAAGGGAGGAATGTGTACAGTTCTTCACGGTATGATGATTATGACAGATACAGACGTTCTAGAAGCCGAAGTTACGAAAGGAGGAGATCAAGAAGTCGGTCCTTTGATTACAGCTATAGAAGATCTTATAGTCCTAGAAA CAGTAGACCGACTGGAAGACCACGGCGTAGCAGAAGCCATTCCGACAATGATAG ATTCAAACACCGAAATCGATCTTTTTCAAGATCTAAATCCAATTCAAGATCACGGTCCAAGTCCCAGcccaagaaagaaatgaaggctAAATCACGTTCTAGGTCTGCATCTCACACCAAAACTAGAGGCACCTCTAAAACAGATTCCAAAACACATTATAAGTCTGGCTcaagatatgaaaaggaatcaagGAAAAAAGAACCACCTAGATCCAAATCTCAGTCAAGATCACAGTCTAGGTCTAGGTCAAAATCTAGATCAAGGTCTTGGACTAGTCCTAAGTCCAGTGGCCACTGA
- the SRSF10 gene encoding serine/arginine-rich splicing factor 10 isoform X3 → MMAKIKGVIPDDVRDAEDALHNLDRKWICGRQIEIQFAQGDRKTPNQMKAKEGRNVYSSSRYDDYDRYRRSRSRSYERRRSRSRSFDYSYRRSYSPRNSRPTGRPRRSRSHSDNDRFKHRNRSFSRSKSNSRSRSKSQPKKEMKAKSRSRSASHTKTRGTSKTDSKTHYKSGSRYEKESRKKEPPRSKSQSRSQSRSRSKSRSRSWTSPKSSGH, encoded by the exons ATGATGGCCAAGATTAAAGGAGTCATACCTGAT GATGTTCGTGATGCCGAAGATGCTTTACATAATTTGGACAGAAAATGGATTTGTGGACGccaaattgaaatacagtttgcACAGGGGGATCGGAAGA ctccaaatcagatgaAAGCCAAGGAAGGGAGGAATGTGTACAGTTCTTCACGGTATGATGATTATGACAGATACAGACGTTCTAGAAGCCGAAGTTACGAAAGGAGGAGATCAAGAAGTCGGTCCTTTGATTACAGCTATAGAAGATCTTATAGTCCTAGAAA CAGTAGACCGACTGGAAGACCACGGCGTAGCAGAAGCCATTCCGACAATGATAG ATTCAAACACCGAAATCGATCTTTTTCAAGATCTAAATCCAATTCAAGATCACGGTCCAAGTCCCAGcccaagaaagaaatgaaggctAAATCACGTTCTAGGTCTGCATCTCACACCAAAACTAGAGGCACCTCTAAAACAGATTCCAAAACACATTATAAGTCTGGCTcaagatatgaaaaggaatcaagGAAAAAAGAACCACCTAGATCCAAATCTCAGTCAAGATCACAGTCTAGGTCTAGGTCAAAATCTAGATCAAGGTCTTGGACTAGTCCTAAGTCCAGTGGCCACTGA
- the SRSF10 gene encoding serine/arginine-rich splicing factor 10 isoform X1 — translation MSRYLRPPNTSLFVRNVADDTRSEDLRREFGRYGPIVDVYVPLDFYTRRPRGFAYVQFEDVRDAEDALHNLDRKWICGRQIEIQFAQGDRKTPNQMKAKEGRNVYSSSRYDDYDRYRRSRSRSYERRRSRSRSFDYSYRRSYSPRNRPTGRPRRSRSHSDNDRFKHRNRSFSRSKSNSRSRSKSQPKKEMKAKSRSRSASHTKTRGTSKTDSKTHYKSGSRYEKESRKKEPPRSKSQSRSQSRSRSKSRSRSWTSPKSSGH, via the exons ATGTCCCGGTACCTGCGCCCCCCCAACACGTCTCTGTTCGTGAGGAACGTAGCCGACGACACCAG GTCTGAAGATTTGCGACGCGAATTCGGTCGTTATGGTCCTATAGTTGATGTGTATGTTCCACTTGATTTCTACACTCGCCGTCCAAGAGGATTTGCATATGTTCA ATTTGAGGATGTTCGTGATGCCGAAGATGCTTTACATAATTTGGACAGAAAATGGATTTGTGGACGccaaattgaaatacagtttgcACAGGGGGATCGGAAGA ctccaaatcagatgaAAGCCAAGGAAGGGAGGAATGTGTACAGTTCTTCACGGTATGATGATTATGACAGATACAGACGTTCTAGAAGCCGAAGTTACGAAAGGAGGAGATCAAGAAGTCGGTCCTTTGATTACAGCTATAGAAGATCTTATAGTCCTAGAAA TAGACCGACTGGAAGACCACGGCGTAGCAGAAGCCATTCCGACAATGATAG ATTCAAACACCGAAATCGATCTTTTTCAAGATCTAAATCCAATTCAAGATCACGGTCCAAGTCCCAGcccaagaaagaaatgaaggctAAATCACGTTCTAGGTCTGCATCTCACACCAAAACTAGAGGCACCTCTAAAACAGATTCCAAAACACATTATAAGTCTGGCTcaagatatgaaaaggaatcaagGAAAAAAGAACCACCTAGATCCAAATCTCAGTCAAGATCACAGTCTAGGTCTAGGTCAAAATCTAGATCAAGGTCTTGGACTAGTCCTAAGTCCAGTGGCCACTGA
- the SRSF10 gene encoding serine/arginine-rich splicing factor 10 isoform X2 — protein MSRYLRPPNTSLFVRNVADDTRSEDLRREFGRYGPIVDVYVPLDFYTRRPRGFAYVQFEDVRDAEDALHNLDRKWICGRQIEIQFAQGDRKTPNQMKAKEGRNVYSSSRYDDYDRYRRSRSRSYERRRSRSRSFDYSYRRSYSPRNSRPTGRPRRSRSHSDNDRFKHRNRSFSRSKSNSRSRSKSQPKKEMKAKSRSRPNCSWNTQYSSAYYTSRKI, from the exons ATGTCCCGGTACCTGCGCCCCCCCAACACGTCTCTGTTCGTGAGGAACGTAGCCGACGACACCAG GTCTGAAGATTTGCGACGCGAATTCGGTCGTTATGGTCCTATAGTTGATGTGTATGTTCCACTTGATTTCTACACTCGCCGTCCAAGAGGATTTGCATATGTTCA ATTTGAGGATGTTCGTGATGCCGAAGATGCTTTACATAATTTGGACAGAAAATGGATTTGTGGACGccaaattgaaatacagtttgcACAGGGGGATCGGAAGA ctccaaatcagatgaAAGCCAAGGAAGGGAGGAATGTGTACAGTTCTTCACGGTATGATGATTATGACAGATACAGACGTTCTAGAAGCCGAAGTTACGAAAGGAGGAGATCAAGAAGTCGGTCCTTTGATTACAGCTATAGAAGATCTTATAGTCCTAGAAA CAGTAGACCGACTGGAAGACCACGGCGTAGCAGAAGCCATTCCGACAATGATAG ATTCAAACACCGAAATCGATCTTTTTCAAGATCTAAATCCAATTCAAGATCACGGTCCAAGTCCCAGcccaagaaagaaatgaaggctAAATCACGTTCTAG